A portion of the Bombina bombina isolate aBomBom1 chromosome 9, aBomBom1.pri, whole genome shotgun sequence genome contains these proteins:
- the FGFBP3 gene encoding fibroblast growth factor-binding protein 3: protein MRFSLVNSFIFFVCLCIFQESFATDKKAANKKGEPQGFAKNGQFMTKHNHDCNWEIISEEQFVILSLSCNEQGNSSYKCTFRGEPNKCPLYRTKAKQYWKQIFAKFKKMTNVCDEKTLKSRICKKSAAFESQLVKMGGEVVEDVERGKIKGKGRVKGSEKEQEEKQRMSEVNKNVGTEIKSNAKKRKPGIQSSMQPDASMPPSQEVSPTARVVNDDIVELNEDIAGVYCTEKWHSVCSFFVNFWNG from the coding sequence ATGAGGTTTTCCCTCGttaattcattcattttttttgtctGTCTGTGTATTTTCCAAGAAAGTTTTGCCACAGATAAAAAAGCAGCCAATAAAAAAGGAGAACCTCAAGGTTTTGCAAAAAATGGGCAGTTTATGACCAAACACAATCATGATTGTAATTGGGAGATCATTTCCGAAGAACAGTTTGTTATCTTATCTCTCAGCTGTAATGAACAAGGAAATAGCAGCTACAAATGCACATTTAGAGGAGAGCCAAATAAATGTCCTTTATATCGAACAAAAGCCAAACAGTACTGGAAACAAATCTTTGCAAAATTTAAGAAGATGACAAACGTCTGCGATGAAAAGACGCTTAAGTCACGTATATGTAAAAAAAGTGCAGCATTTGAATCTCAGCTTGTTAAGATGGGTGGAGAAGTTGTTGAAGATGTGGAAAGAGGGAAAATCAAAGGGAAAGGCCGTGTGAAAGGCTCTGAAAAGGAGCAGGAAGAAAAGCAAAGAATGTCTGAAGTAAATAAAAATGTTGGCACAGAGATAAAAAgcaatgcaaaaaaaagaaaaccagGTATACAATCCAGCATGCAGCCTGATGCATCAATGCCACCTAGCCAGGAAGTGTCTCCCACAGCAAGGGTAGTTAATGATGATATTGTAGAGTTAAATGAGGATATTGCCGGAGTCTACTGCACAGAAAAATGgcattctgtgtgctctttctttGTCAATTTCTGGAATGGCTAA